In Arthrobacter sp. SLBN-83, one DNA window encodes the following:
- a CDS encoding carbohydrate ABC transporter permease — MSIHPGTAAKRKATDSPAPANPAKVRRRSPTRVNPALYLFPLPAVAVVAFFLVMPTLQAFQYAITDWNGFSAAFNYVGLDNFIRAFTKDSLFTNALTNNLKFVLLVVIAQTVFSLVLALLLTKNSRGSILLRALFFFPTILSSVSVAFIWKFIYDPNFGLANSVLRTVGVDGGAYLGNDAQALYWVAVTQVWFHSGQMMVVYIAGLQAIPKELYEAAEMDGANKWQQFKSITWPFVAPATSIVVAYTTVQSFKAFDLILGIAGNPPKSSLDILSTRIYSTFANSEFGYAAAQSIIFMAMIALVTWLQRRLLRLTPKGD, encoded by the coding sequence ATGAGCATCCATCCCGGAACGGCTGCCAAACGCAAAGCGACGGACAGCCCGGCACCAGCAAACCCTGCCAAGGTCCGCCGCCGCTCCCCCACCCGGGTGAATCCGGCACTGTACCTTTTCCCGCTGCCCGCCGTCGCCGTCGTCGCCTTCTTCCTGGTGATGCCCACGCTGCAGGCGTTCCAGTACGCCATCACGGACTGGAACGGTTTTTCCGCGGCGTTCAACTACGTGGGCCTTGACAACTTCATCCGGGCGTTCACCAAGGACTCACTGTTCACCAACGCCCTGACCAACAACCTGAAGTTCGTTCTGCTGGTGGTGATCGCCCAGACCGTGTTCTCACTGGTGCTGGCACTGCTCCTGACGAAGAATTCTCGCGGCAGCATCCTGCTCCGCGCCCTGTTCTTCTTCCCCACCATCCTGTCCTCGGTGTCGGTGGCCTTCATCTGGAAGTTCATCTACGACCCCAACTTCGGGCTGGCCAATTCAGTCCTCCGCACCGTTGGGGTGGACGGGGGCGCCTACCTCGGCAACGACGCCCAGGCCCTGTACTGGGTGGCCGTCACCCAGGTGTGGTTCCACTCCGGCCAGATGATGGTGGTCTACATCGCGGGGCTGCAGGCCATCCCCAAGGAACTCTACGAAGCGGCGGAAATGGACGGCGCCAACAAGTGGCAGCAGTTCAAGTCCATCACCTGGCCGTTCGTGGCCCCGGCCACCTCCATCGTGGTGGCTTACACCACCGTGCAGTCCTTCAAGGCCTTCGACCTGATCCTGGGCATCGCGGGCAACCCGCCCAAGAGCTCCCTGGACATCCTGTCCACCCGTATTTACAGCACCTTTGCCAACTCGGAGTTCGGCTACGCCGCCGCCCAGTCGATCATCTTCATGGCGATGATCGCCCTGGTCACCTGGCTCCAGCGCCGCCTGCTCCGGCTGACCCCGAAGGGGGACTAG
- a CDS encoding carbohydrate ABC transporter permease has protein sequence MLASLSRRAILAIYAVIIIIPLTVVAFGSFKSTQELFAGPFSLPRSLAPDNFAEVVGGQNLGSSFMNSVIVTGISVPLTLFLASLAGYAVSRLKGFMAWAIFGFLVLGMAIPAQANMVPLYVLFGRLGLLDNLAGLILANVVSTLPIAVFILGGFMRTLPKELYEASSIDGSGPWKTYSSIALPLSAPSIAAAAIFLFVIHWNELLYPLLFIQTPGNRTLPLALLSFQGEFQTNYPLLFAGVILASLPVVVAYVFLQRYFVAGITAGASKG, from the coding sequence ATGCTCGCCTCACTCAGCCGCCGCGCCATCCTGGCCATCTACGCGGTCATCATCATCATTCCCCTGACCGTGGTGGCCTTCGGCAGCTTCAAGTCCACGCAGGAACTCTTCGCCGGGCCGTTCAGCCTTCCGCGCTCCCTCGCCCCGGACAACTTCGCCGAGGTGGTGGGCGGCCAGAACCTGGGCTCGTCCTTCATGAACAGCGTGATCGTCACCGGCATCTCCGTTCCGCTCACCCTGTTCCTGGCAAGCCTGGCAGGCTACGCAGTGTCACGCCTGAAGGGCTTCATGGCCTGGGCCATCTTCGGTTTCCTGGTCCTGGGCATGGCCATCCCCGCGCAGGCCAACATGGTGCCGCTCTACGTGCTCTTCGGCCGCCTCGGACTGCTGGACAACCTGGCCGGGCTCATCCTGGCCAACGTCGTGTCCACTCTGCCCATCGCCGTCTTCATCCTGGGCGGGTTCATGCGGACGCTGCCCAAGGAACTCTACGAAGCATCCTCCATCGACGGCAGCGGACCCTGGAAGACCTACTCCTCCATCGCCCTGCCGCTCTCCGCACCCTCCATCGCCGCTGCTGCGATCTTCCTGTTCGTCATCCACTGGAACGAGCTGCTGTACCCGCTGCTGTTCATCCAGACCCCCGGCAACCGCACCCTGCCGCTGGCACTGCTGAGCTTCCAGGGTGAGTTCCAGACCAACTACCCGCTCCTGTTCGCCGGCGTGATCCTGGCGTCGCTGCCCGTGGTGGTGGCCTACGTCTTCCTGCAGCGCTACTTCGTGGCCGGCATCACGGCGGGAGCCAGCAAGGGATGA